From a single Shewanella donghaensis genomic region:
- a CDS encoding alkaline phosphatase — MHLRNTLGLLFALTLTFSQSTIANELIAEAASNVNSSGASQDINSAISKPVASKKTVTGNGENTQADIIAPITSVVRTSTPATTPAKPKNMIIMIGDGMGPAYTTAYRYYKDNPETEEIEQTVFDRLLVGMASTYPAPVSGYVTDSAASATALATGFKTYNGAISVDENKRPLVTIMEKAKALGLSTGVAVTSQVNHATPAAFLSHNEHRRNYEAIAKSYLDSDAEVILGGGQKYFSAELLKQFKAKGYQHITEFEQLDSIEQPKVLGLFAPVQLPWVIDDKQGHKLSTLTKKALDLLSQNEQGFILMVEGSLIDWAGHSNDIASAMGEMDEFANAIEVVEQFVRQNKDTLMVVTADHNTGGLSIGANGEYAWNPELLHSIQASPTEIAKQVIATDDWKATFNNLIGFEASEAEFSQLNTARMQGEKQLNITILNIIDLRTNTGWTSLGHTALDVQVFAAGPGARLFSGHQDNTEIAIKMMSLLPKTK, encoded by the coding sequence ATGCACCTACGAAATACTCTGGGTTTGCTTTTTGCGTTAACCTTAACCTTCTCTCAATCAACAATTGCTAATGAGCTTATCGCCGAAGCTGCGAGCAATGTGAATTCGTCCGGTGCAAGTCAAGATATCAATTCTGCCATATCAAAACCTGTCGCTTCAAAAAAGACGGTAACTGGTAATGGCGAAAACACTCAAGCCGACATCATTGCGCCAATCACCTCAGTGGTGAGAACTTCAACACCGGCAACGACACCCGCTAAACCTAAAAATATGATAATAATGATCGGTGATGGTATGGGCCCAGCTTATACAACGGCTTATCGTTATTATAAAGACAACCCTGAAACCGAAGAGATCGAACAAACTGTATTCGATAGACTACTTGTTGGTATGGCGAGTACCTACCCAGCACCAGTCAGTGGATATGTCACCGATTCAGCAGCTTCGGCTACAGCTTTAGCCACAGGCTTTAAAACCTATAATGGCGCAATTTCTGTTGATGAAAATAAGCGGCCACTTGTCACGATAATGGAAAAAGCCAAAGCATTAGGTTTATCCACTGGTGTCGCGGTAACCAGCCAAGTAAACCATGCCACCCCAGCCGCTTTTTTATCCCATAACGAACATCGCAGAAATTATGAAGCCATTGCTAAGTCATATTTAGACAGTGATGCAGAAGTGATACTCGGTGGTGGGCAGAAATACTTCTCAGCAGAGTTATTGAAACAGTTTAAGGCAAAAGGCTATCAGCATATAACCGAGTTTGAACAGCTTGATAGCATCGAACAGCCAAAAGTACTTGGCCTGTTTGCTCCAGTACAACTACCTTGGGTCATTGATGATAAGCAAGGTCATAAACTGAGTACGTTGACTAAAAAAGCGTTGGATTTATTATCACAAAATGAACAAGGCTTTATTCTTATGGTTGAAGGCAGCTTAATTGACTGGGCAGGCCATTCAAATGATATCGCTTCTGCTATGGGTGAAATGGATGAATTTGCCAATGCGATTGAAGTTGTGGAGCAGTTTGTTCGCCAAAATAAAGACACCCTTATGGTTGTCACTGCAGATCATAATACTGGTGGCCTTTCGATCGGCGCTAATGGTGAATATGCATGGAATCCTGAGTTACTCCACTCAATACAAGCATCACCCACTGAGATTGCTAAGCAAGTCATTGCTACTGATGATTGGAAAGCCACCTTCAATAACCTCATCGGTTTTGAAGCGAGTGAAGCAGAGTTTAGTCAATTAAACACAGCGCGTATGCAAGGTGAAAAACAGCTCAACATAACCATTCTCAATATTATTGATTTACGCACTAATACCGGTTGGACTTCACTGGGTCATACCGCATTAGATGTACAAGTATTTGCTGCTGGACCAGGAGCAAGGCTGTTTAGCGGTCATCAAGATAATACTGAAATAGCGATTAAGATGATGAGTTTACTGCCAAAAACAAAGTGA
- the gshB gene encoding glutathione synthase yields the protein MIKLGIVMDPISDINIKKDSSFAMLMAAQARGYQLFYMEMNDLAMVNGQATATMRSLTVEANPEKWFELGESVDTPLADLDVILMRKDPPFDTEFIYATYMLERAEEQGTLIVNKPQSLRDANEKLFTAWFSEFTPETIVTRDEQRIRAFHKEKGDIILKPLDGMGGSSIFRVKKDDPNLGVIIETLTSEGKQYAMVQAFIPDITSGDKRILVVDGEPVPFSLARIPQKGETRGNLAAGGRGVAQPLSESDWHIARTIGPELKKRGLIFVGLDVIGDKLTEINVTSPTCIKEIEAAFDVDITGMLMDSIETRINKTA from the coding sequence ATGATTAAGCTCGGCATAGTAATGGATCCAATTAGTGACATTAACATTAAAAAAGATTCTAGTTTCGCCATGTTAATGGCTGCACAAGCTCGCGGTTATCAATTGTTTTACATGGAAATGAATGACCTTGCGATGGTTAATGGTCAGGCAACTGCCACCATGCGTTCATTAACCGTTGAAGCAAACCCAGAAAAGTGGTTTGAATTAGGTGAAAGCGTCGATACACCACTTGCCGATCTTGATGTCATTTTAATGCGTAAAGACCCGCCATTTGATACTGAATTTATTTACGCGACATATATGCTTGAACGTGCAGAAGAACAAGGCACTTTGATCGTCAATAAACCACAAAGTTTACGTGATGCCAATGAAAAACTCTTTACGGCATGGTTCTCTGAGTTTACTCCTGAAACCATCGTAACCAGAGATGAGCAACGTATCCGCGCCTTCCATAAAGAAAAAGGTGACATCATTCTTAAGCCGCTTGATGGTATGGGTGGTAGCTCAATTTTTCGCGTCAAGAAAGATGACCCAAACTTAGGCGTTATCATTGAAACCTTAACCAGTGAAGGTAAGCAATACGCTATGGTTCAAGCGTTTATTCCTGATATCACTTCAGGTGACAAACGCATTTTAGTGGTTGATGGTGAACCTGTGCCCTTCTCATTAGCTCGAATTCCACAAAAAGGTGAAACCCGTGGCAACCTAGCAGCAGGTGGCCGAGGTGTTGCTCAACCGTTATCTGAATCAGATTGGCATATTGCCCGCACTATAGGTCCTGAGCTTAAAAAACGTGGACTGATATTTGTGGGTCTTGACGTTATTGGCGACAAGCTGACTGAAATCAATGTGACTAGCCCAACTTGTATTAAAGAAATTGAAGCCGCATTCGATGTCGATATTACCGGCATGTTAATGGATTCAATTGAAACACGTATTAATAAAACAGCTTAA
- the rsmE gene encoding 16S rRNA (uracil(1498)-N(3))-methyltransferase has protein sequence MRVPRIYQPVNELALNQQVKLDEDGAAHIGRVLRMVEGDQISLFTGDSYDYLANIISANKKNVTVEIISKTENNSESPLDLHLGQVISRGDRMDFTIQKSVELGVSTITPLFSDRCGVKLSGERLDKKIGQWQKIVISACEQSGRSIVPIVRPAMTLSQWCAEQTAALKLNLHPRAAHGINGLTLDSINENNKVRLLIGPEGGLSEEEIAMTETHLFTDVLLGPRVLRTETASLTAITALQLRFGDIG, from the coding sequence ATGCGAGTTCCAAGAATTTATCAGCCAGTCAATGAACTAGCGCTCAATCAACAAGTTAAACTTGATGAAGATGGCGCTGCCCACATTGGTCGTGTACTTCGTATGGTTGAAGGTGATCAAATCAGTTTATTTACTGGTGATAGTTATGACTACTTGGCCAACATCATCAGTGCCAATAAGAAAAATGTTACCGTAGAAATTATCTCTAAAACTGAGAATAATTCAGAGTCACCACTAGATTTACACCTAGGCCAGGTTATCTCTAGGGGCGACAGAATGGATTTTACCATTCAAAAATCGGTGGAATTGGGTGTCAGTACCATTACCCCATTGTTTTCAGATCGTTGTGGTGTAAAACTTAGTGGCGAACGTCTTGATAAAAAGATAGGTCAATGGCAAAAAATTGTCATCAGCGCTTGTGAGCAATCAGGCCGAAGTATCGTTCCAATTGTCCGTCCGGCGATGACCCTGAGTCAGTGGTGTGCAGAGCAAACGGCAGCATTAAAACTCAATCTACATCCACGAGCAGCTCATGGTATTAATGGCCTGACATTAGACAGTATTAATGAAAATAATAAAGTTCGGTTATTAATTGGTCCTGAAGGCGGTCTATCAGAAGAAGAGATAGCCATGACAGAAACACATCTATTTACCGATGTGCTTTTAGGTCCAAGAGTATTACGAACAGAAACAGCTTCACTAACAGCTATCACCGCATTACAACTAAGATTTGGTGATATAGGTTAA
- a CDS encoding endonuclease, translating to MSKLVLQPLWLFVVFACLLTSTTINAAEHPSSFRSAKKIAQKIYSSSLPMTSFYCGCDINVVGKQWKPNLDSCGYQVRKQIPRANRIEWEHVVPAWEFGHQLQCWQDGGRKNCGKTSPEFKRMESDLHNLTPAVGEVNGDRSNYRFSEWNGNATQYGQCDMVVDFKGRKVQPPKQSRGAIARTYFYMQATYGLSISSSQKRLFQAWDKSYPVDITECYRDRLIANKQGNHNQTVLKQCQTLGLID from the coding sequence ATGTCAAAACTTGTATTACAACCATTATGGTTGTTCGTCGTATTCGCGTGCTTATTAACTTCTACAACCATTAACGCAGCTGAACACCCAAGTAGCTTTAGAAGTGCGAAAAAAATAGCGCAAAAGATTTATAGTAGCTCTCTGCCAATGACCAGTTTTTACTGTGGTTGCGATATTAATGTCGTTGGTAAACAGTGGAAGCCAAATCTAGATAGCTGTGGTTATCAAGTTAGAAAACAAATTCCCAGAGCTAACAGAATAGAATGGGAACATGTGGTTCCAGCATGGGAGTTTGGCCATCAGCTGCAATGTTGGCAAGATGGCGGCAGAAAAAATTGCGGTAAAACCAGCCCTGAATTCAAAAGAATGGAGTCTGACCTACACAACTTAACTCCAGCAGTGGGTGAAGTGAATGGTGATAGGAGTAATTACCGCTTTAGTGAGTGGAACGGAAACGCTACTCAATATGGCCAATGTGATATGGTAGTTGACTTTAAAGGCCGTAAAGTACAACCACCAAAGCAAAGTCGTGGAGCGATTGCCAGAACCTATTTTTACATGCAAGCAACTTATGGATTGTCGATTTCTTCAAGTCAGAAACGTTTATTTCAAGCTTGGGATAAATCTTATCCAGTTGATATCACAGAATGTTACCGAGATCGACTTATTGCCAATAAACAGGGTAACCATAATCAAACTGTATTAAAACAATGTCAGACTCTCGGCCTCATTGATTAA
- a CDS encoding SprT family zinc-dependent metalloprotease codes for MFKSLFSRKASKPTTSTSKATRWIGDIKPIKEAEVALPKTEAQQHVLLKIESDYQLAEQQLERKFTRPSILFSLRGKSAGTAHLQLNKLRFNPVLLEENIDDFITQVVPHEISHLICFQLFGRVKPHGVEWQQIMNGVFNIPADTTHQLNTHSVAGKQFQYQCHCGPVMLSIRRHNKVVRNQTQYRCKRCAQVLIGKQST; via the coding sequence ATGTTCAAATCCCTATTTTCTCGCAAAGCATCTAAGCCTACCACTTCAACCTCAAAAGCGACCCGGTGGATAGGTGACATCAAACCTATAAAAGAGGCTGAGGTCGCATTGCCAAAAACAGAAGCTCAACAACACGTATTATTAAAGATAGAATCTGATTATCAATTAGCAGAACAACAGCTAGAGCGAAAATTTACCCGCCCAAGTATTCTATTTAGCTTGAGAGGGAAAAGTGCCGGTACTGCTCACTTGCAACTCAACAAATTGCGTTTTAACCCCGTATTATTAGAAGAAAATATTGATGACTTTATCACCCAAGTTGTTCCCCATGAAATCAGCCACCTTATTTGTTTTCAATTATTCGGCAGAGTAAAACCTCATGGCGTTGAATGGCAACAAATAATGAATGGGGTTTTTAACATTCCCGCAGATACCACTCATCAACTGAATACTCACTCTGTCGCTGGTAAACAGTTCCAATATCAATGTCATTGCGGCCCTGTTATGCTCAGTATTAGGCGCCACAACAAAGTTGTTCGTAATCAAACTCAATACCGTTGTAAACGGTGTGCTCAAGTTCTTATAGGCAAACAATCAACTTAA
- a CDS encoding pyroglutamyl-peptidase I family protein, producing MFKPLLIAAALITAMPTVAQTINMERDAEELRLPTALSSLGDVVNRYENFNSTLNNKLAGSTDELAITQMVALQGTLLWQQAVADVQSGQHDDRALYWSRLAIRETLKTANAGYNMVPWQRDILIKAFEKSSRGLSDVHFLPETQIKILLTGFDPFFLDKHIDQSNPSGLTALALDGVTFNVNGKQAQIETVMIPVRFADFDNGIIESLLTPMYRDNSIDMIFTVSMGRDDFDIERFPARARSAAAPDNLNVYTGASKSKPIAPLFNGGTLNGSEFVEFSLPVAAMQKAQGDWSINDNHQVTTVSKGQFNAKSIYELANEKSVEGSGGGYLSNEISYRSILLKQQFGRTLPVGHIHTPRVAGFDAELEWKMVEQIREMVKLAAGEL from the coding sequence ATGTTCAAGCCTTTGCTTATCGCTGCAGCCTTAATAACTGCAATGCCGACAGTTGCTCAAACCATCAATATGGAAAGAGATGCCGAAGAATTACGCTTACCCACAGCATTAAGCTCACTGGGAGATGTGGTTAATCGTTATGAAAACTTTAATAGCACCTTAAATAATAAACTCGCAGGTTCAACTGATGAGCTAGCTATTACGCAAATGGTGGCATTACAAGGTACCCTACTTTGGCAACAAGCAGTTGCCGACGTACAGTCAGGTCAACATGATGACCGCGCACTATATTGGAGCCGTCTTGCCATTCGCGAGACACTGAAAACAGCAAACGCTGGATATAACATGGTTCCGTGGCAGCGTGACATTTTGATAAAAGCCTTCGAGAAATCTTCACGAGGCTTAAGTGATGTTCACTTCTTACCTGAAACTCAGATTAAAATTTTGCTTACCGGTTTCGATCCCTTCTTTTTAGATAAACATATTGACCAAAGTAACCCATCAGGATTAACAGCTTTAGCTTTAGATGGCGTGACTTTTAACGTTAATGGTAAACAAGCTCAAATCGAAACTGTGATGATCCCAGTGCGTTTTGCTGATTTTGATAATGGCATTATCGAGTCACTACTCACGCCAATGTACCGCGATAATAGCATCGATATGATTTTCACGGTCAGTATGGGCCGTGATGATTTTGATATAGAACGCTTTCCTGCCAGAGCTCGGAGCGCAGCAGCACCTGATAATTTAAATGTTTATACTGGCGCTAGTAAGTCAAAGCCGATTGCCCCTCTGTTTAATGGCGGAACACTTAATGGTTCAGAGTTTGTTGAGTTTTCACTCCCTGTAGCTGCAATGCAAAAGGCTCAAGGCGATTGGTCTATTAATGACAATCATCAGGTGACAACCGTTAGCAAAGGGCAATTTAATGCTAAATCCATATATGAACTTGCGAATGAAAAGTCAGTTGAAGGTTCTGGCGGCGGCTATTTATCTAACGAGATTTCTTATCGCAGTATTTTATTGAAGCAACAGTTTGGCAGGACTTTACCTGTCGGACATATTCATACGCCTAGGGTAGCTGGATTTGATGCTGAACTAGAATGGAAGATGGTTGAGCAAATACGTGAAATGGTCAAGCTAGCAGCGGGTGAGTTGTAG
- a CDS encoding LysR family transcriptional regulator, whose amino-acid sequence MPDLNGMMLFAAVVRAKGFSQAARDIGQPKSTISRKVAQLEEQLGVRLLQRDTRNLSLTQVGALFFQHCDTISQEIDAAKAVVENTHSDISGSLRIAIPVSFSQDVFASLCSSFMRLYPNIELDVQFTDSNVGLVGEGYDIAIKYGPLESSDLVARLLFERQPILVASPGYLKKSGTPATPQELSLHSGILLGTSLSAPIWPVGKGSRKTMATFKRKVRVNSAGMVKRLAQDDFGIAMLSNTSCKQELAAGTLVPLLQEWPMEPFKVYGVYSSRKQLASNISAFLDFIAKRYASQESLQSIMN is encoded by the coding sequence GTGCCTGATTTAAACGGTATGATGCTGTTTGCAGCAGTAGTTAGAGCAAAAGGCTTTTCCCAAGCCGCAAGAGATATTGGTCAACCAAAATCAACCATTAGTCGCAAAGTCGCTCAATTAGAAGAGCAGCTTGGGGTGCGTTTGCTGCAACGTGACACCCGTAATTTAAGCCTGACTCAAGTCGGTGCATTGTTTTTCCAGCATTGCGACACCATCAGCCAAGAGATTGATGCTGCAAAAGCGGTTGTGGAAAACACCCACTCTGATATTTCTGGTTCATTACGTATTGCTATTCCAGTGTCATTTTCACAAGACGTATTTGCTAGTTTATGTAGTAGCTTTATGCGTCTTTATCCCAATATCGAACTCGATGTTCAATTTACCGATAGTAATGTCGGTTTAGTGGGTGAAGGATATGACATTGCCATTAAGTATGGCCCGCTTGAATCTTCAGACCTTGTCGCGCGCCTTCTATTTGAACGCCAACCTATTCTAGTCGCAAGTCCAGGATATCTCAAAAAATCAGGTACTCCTGCTACGCCTCAAGAACTTTCACTCCATAGCGGTATATTATTAGGCACCAGCTTATCTGCACCTATTTGGCCTGTTGGCAAAGGAAGCCGTAAAACCATGGCAACCTTTAAGCGTAAAGTCCGGGTTAATAGTGCAGGCATGGTAAAACGTCTTGCGCAAGATGACTTTGGTATTGCCATGCTTTCAAATACTAGCTGTAAACAAGAACTGGCAGCCGGGACATTAGTGCCCTTATTACAAGAATGGCCAATGGAGCCTTTTAAAGTTTATGGGGTTTATTCTAGTCGCAAACAATTGGCCAGTAACATTAGTGCATTTCTAGATTTTATTGCTAAACGCTATGCTAGCCAAGAGTCATTACAATCAATAATGAATTAG